One Eurosta solidaginis isolate ZX-2024a chromosome 1, ASM4086904v1, whole genome shotgun sequence genomic window, GCTTCTGTGCACGTAACTGATCTTCTTTTCTGTCACAATACAACTTCAAAATACATTTTCCCCTTCAACACCAATTCGGTttgacacacatatgtatgtaattacatcttcctatttttttataattttagcgtTGTCTTTTGGAGTTACCACGAACACTTCGTTACGCCTTCCGCCCACCTGAAGATTGTGCCTTTTGTGAAAACGTAGAAAGTGCCATTCGTTTACGCAGCATAACAAGTGAGGAGTTCGCTTCAAAGTATGCTTACACTGGAGGACCAGTTATTGTGGAAGATGCAACAAAGAACTGGACAGCAACTACGGTGAGCGCTCTTGAAACATCTTAGTTTGCTTTCATTTACACACAAAAACcgttttcttttatatacatatatatgtgaaatTTAATTTGCAGAAATTCGATTATTGGTACTTTAGTGATGTTTATAGAAATGCAAAGCGCAAGCAAAAAGTACTCGAGTGCCAATTTTTGCCCTACAAAACgggctttaaaaatattttcactgcatTAGAAATGCCAAAAGAGCGTGTAGAGATGCAGCCAGGAACTCAGCCATGGTATTTTGGTTGGAGTAATTGTAATCCAGAAACAGCTGAAGAATTCCGCAGACATTACGGACGTCCCTACTTTTTACCACCAACATCTGAAAATAATGCAGTCGATTGGTTTTTTATTGGCACAGCGGGACTGGGCGCGCATATGCACGTaagtacatacaaacaaacataagaaaattattaaaaataaatagtaaaataaatgtacaaacatatgtattaGATAGAAgataataaattattttcttttgttcCACTTTGCACGCAGATCGATAATGTGCGGCTGCCCTCATGGCAAGCGCAGTTGGCGGGCAGTAAACGTTGGATTTTGGCGCCACCACCCGAATGTTATTTCAAATGCAAGCGATTCGATACAATTGTTCGTAGAGGGGAAATAAGTAAGGATATTGTTTTAATATCGTATTCTATTTAAATTGTTTGTGTATTGAAATATTTACAGTTGTACTAGACACAAATAAATGGTATCACCAGACATGGGTGCAGCCTGGAGAAATAAGTCTGACAATCGGGTCGGAgtatgactaaaaaaaaagttGATAAGCCTAAATTCACTGCATGCAGAAAaagatggcaatatagttaaTTCCAAATTTTTCTTTGCGA contains:
- the LOC137245416 gene encoding bifunctional arginine demethylase and lysyl-hydroxylase JMJD6, with product MSVEEAKLKLQQILVKCKAKCVDPKLFGCVEKFVCEMESGATSKSRKLLKFCLIFALLVYGYNYYCNDLSTKRCLLELPRTLRYAFRPPEDCAFCENVESAIRLRSITSEEFASKYAYTGGPVIVEDATKNWTATTKFDYWYFSDVYRNAKRKQKVLECQFLPYKTGFKNIFTALEMPKERVEMQPGTQPWYFGWSNCNPETAEEFRRHYGRPYFLPPTSENNAVDWFFIGTAGLGAHMHIDNVRLPSWQAQLAGSKRWILAPPPECYFKCKRFDTIVRRGEIIVLDTNKWYHQTWVQPGEISLTIGSEYD